The following are from one region of the Candidatus Zixiibacteriota bacterium genome:
- a CDS encoding T9SS type A sorting domain-containing protein, with product MNHGKGIVFPLIVTVLIIMAAIPGQAATVVWNNLSGGNWNNASNWSTGTVPTSGDIVYITMDGNYIVNLDMNATVHTLYLGGYSGTQTLRCNSWEITVTGTCNVYENGYLDINSSHVHTTGDFYMNIDGQVDLDNGSIEHRIINKGSLNLTRTCSFPAWFVNDTTGTLTVEGNMEASCYLTVDTGFTNRGTINLTSSYFSTTTTAKITVTNGSLVNEAPGTINALQGSSLTTSSERTLEAQVANAGTINSDTYLKISKIDATHTNSGTYHVQVGNLVFTQLASGATFNNTGTIQIDSGCSFAFDSDYFNHLSGSIVNNGTLSFNGVVVAITPKFTNTGRLVLGGVSSSLTISDTLFNEGTISIGNAFIEGTPPLINRDSLLLTNGTVNVDLTNDGIIKATIAGIINGTLTTEPGSKMISEGTTTNLTILSVAESFTNHGEIILTQSATNYSYISILGSDDSLINASDGIITAEIGTGSAYPRYISAKLYNEGTVNVATTSSLIISASDPLHTNVGTINVTSGNLTCHDDFKNSGTINIAASKMFSRLGGKFYFDNGTVTGEGTLSLIDDTIYVSNSNTVDADVNFTGGLAENTGTLTNTGTLDLYSITVNGAGTIVNEGLMTMYNSTVNNDLDNGGMLSISRLNNLNGAVTNGIDDTILVQGDSYGSASLTVASGFTNNGVIDLTSIIEDTATTATLNVTSGALTNSNLGEIVARRGSSTGGTRILAAQLANQGEININNIALRMNKASISHTNNGTINVNSGHFYVDMTGANSFNNTCTLNFSNLMTMTVDGGTFNNSTTGKIQGNGSLNTYATTFTNDGRVSPGNSAGIINMQTNNFPIDVNGQVDIDLGGLTPITQHDILNITQNAVLGGVLNINLIYDFIPAVNDSFRVMTYNARIGDFLAILGLNQFGIVFDTNFTSSALYIVTKEVTNDPPVITGMPDSISFDTDSTGLLGIWNYVSDDYTSDTDIVYEFTVSNDSLLYDLNEAGFLILSAVGGFIGEVVLGMTVTDQHGDSASDTTIVTVTTMPNTDPVITGLPDSLSFKADSSYNLYIWGYVADTESDDSLLDYDFTTSSDSLIPAYDTSNGILNVSSVIGYNNTAYLYMTVTDPGGLTANDTVKFVIRYNYAPIISGLPDSIAFGADSSAVLDIYAAVSDAESDDSLIYYAFSASNDSLLRDFSYETGLLTLTASAGYSGEVYLYIAITDPDTAIAHDTIVVTVEPFLDVNDNAELIPERYALNQNYPNPFNPITIIGYSVPTRSVVNITVFDLLGRQVITLVDETRGPGTYTVEWNGSDQSGYPVASGLYFYCMKSGDYIEKRKMILLK from the coding sequence ATGAACCACGGTAAAGGAATCGTTTTCCCCTTAATTGTAACGGTTCTCATTATTATGGCAGCTATTCCGGGTCAGGCGGCCACGGTTGTCTGGAACAACCTGTCCGGCGGCAACTGGAACAATGCTTCCAACTGGAGTACCGGAACAGTCCCGACCTCCGGGGATATTGTTTATATCACCATGGACGGTAACTATATCGTCAACCTGGATATGAACGCCACAGTGCATACCCTCTATCTGGGAGGATACAGCGGAACCCAAACCCTGCGCTGTAACAGCTGGGAAATCACTGTTACGGGAACATGCAATGTATACGAGAACGGTTATCTTGATATTAACAGTTCGCATGTGCATACCACCGGCGATTTTTACATGAATATCGACGGCCAGGTCGATCTGGACAACGGCAGTATCGAGCATCGGATCATCAACAAGGGATCATTGAATCTGACCCGGACATGTTCGTTCCCGGCCTGGTTCGTCAATGATACCACCGGGACATTAACGGTTGAAGGGAATATGGAAGCGAGTTGCTACCTGACGGTTGATACCGGATTTACCAATCGGGGGACCATCAACCTGACCAGCAGTTATTTTTCGACAACCACAACCGCCAAAATAACGGTTACAAATGGATCTCTGGTCAACGAGGCGCCGGGAACAATCAATGCCCTTCAGGGAAGCAGTCTGACCACTTCCTCGGAACGAACCCTCGAGGCTCAGGTGGCCAATGCCGGGACAATCAATTCCGACACCTATCTGAAAATTTCCAAAATCGATGCCACCCATACCAATTCCGGAACTTATCATGTCCAGGTCGGCAATCTGGTATTCACCCAGTTGGCCTCCGGCGCGACTTTCAATAATACCGGGACAATCCAGATCGACAGCGGCTGTTCATTCGCTTTCGATTCCGATTATTTCAACCATCTGTCCGGGAGCATTGTCAATAACGGAACCCTCAGTTTCAACGGCGTGGTGGTTGCCATTACTCCCAAATTTACCAATACCGGACGCCTGGTTCTGGGCGGAGTATCATCATCATTGACCATTTCCGACACTCTGTTCAATGAGGGAACAATATCGATAGGTAACGCTTTTATCGAAGGGACACCGCCGCTTATTAACCGCGATTCGCTGCTGTTGACCAATGGAACAGTCAATGTCGATCTGACCAACGACGGGATTATCAAAGCCACTATCGCCGGGATTATCAATGGCACTTTGACTACGGAACCCGGTTCGAAGATGATATCCGAGGGAACAACGACCAACCTGACGATTTTGTCGGTAGCTGAATCATTTACCAATCACGGTGAGATTATCCTGACCCAGAGCGCCACCAACTATTCCTACATCAGTATTCTGGGGTCGGATGATTCTCTAATCAATGCCTCCGATGGAATTATAACGGCTGAAATCGGAACCGGATCGGCCTATCCGCGTTATATCAGCGCTAAATTGTATAATGAGGGAACGGTCAATGTCGCCACGACCAGCAGTCTGATTATAAGCGCTTCCGATCCCCTGCATACCAATGTCGGCACAATTAACGTAACCAGTGGTAATCTGACCTGCCACGATGATTTTAAAAACAGCGGGACGATCAATATCGCCGCCTCCAAGATGTTCTCCAGGCTCGGCGGCAAGTTTTATTTCGATAACGGGACAGTTACCGGTGAGGGAACGCTCTCGTTGATCGACGACACCATCTATGTCAGCAACAGCAACACGGTCGATGCCGATGTCAATTTCACCGGCGGTCTGGCGGAAAATACCGGTACCCTTACCAATACGGGAACTCTGGATCTTTATTCTATTACGGTCAACGGGGCCGGAACGATCGTCAATGAAGGCTTGATGACCATGTACAATAGCACCGTCAACAACGATCTGGACAACGGCGGTATGCTGAGTATTTCACGCCTGAACAACCTCAACGGAGCGGTCACCAACGGTATCGACGACACTATTCTGGTTCAGGGTGATTCATACGGCTCGGCATCGCTGACTGTCGCTTCCGGGTTCACCAATAACGGCGTTATCGACCTGACCAGTATTATCGAGGATACGGCCACAACGGCAACCCTGAATGTGACATCGGGGGCACTGACCAACAGTAATCTCGGTGAGATTGTCGCCCGAAGAGGCAGTTCGACCGGCGGAACACGAATCCTGGCGGCCCAGTTGGCCAATCAGGGTGAGATCAATATCAACAATATCGCTCTGCGTATGAACAAGGCTTCCATATCGCACACCAATAACGGGACGATCAATGTCAACAGCGGACATTTTTATGTGGATATGACGGGAGCCAATTCTTTCAACAACACCTGCACGCTTAATTTCTCCAATCTCATGACCATGACGGTCGACGGGGGGACTTTCAATAACAGTACCACCGGTAAAATCCAGGGGAATGGTTCGCTGAACACTTACGCCACCACCTTCACTAACGACGGACGGGTCAGCCCGGGTAATTCGGCCGGCATCATTAATATGCAGACCAACAACTTCCCGATCGATGTCAACGGTCAGGTCGATATCGATCTAGGCGGACTGACTCCTATCACCCAGCATGACATTCTCAATATCACTCAGAATGCGGTTCTTGGCGGAGTTCTCAATATCAATTTGATTTACGATTTTATCCCGGCCGTGAATGACAGTTTCCGGGTAATGACATACAACGCGCGGATTGGTGATTTCCTGGCAATCCTCGGACTCAACCAGTTCGGCATCGTGTTCGACACCAATTTCACATCATCGGCTCTATATATTGTCACCAAGGAAGTCACCAATGATCCTCCGGTTATAACGGGTATGCCCGATAGCATCAGTTTTGACACCGACAGCACCGGGCTTCTGGGAATCTGGAATTATGTTTCCGATGATTACACCAGCGATACCGATATCGTTTATGAATTCACCGTCAGCAACGATTCCCTGCTGTACGATCTCAACGAAGCCGGTTTCCTGATTCTATCGGCCGTGGGAGGTTTTATCGGAGAAGTGGTCCTGGGCATGACCGTCACTGACCAGCATGGTGACAGCGCCTCGGACACCACCATTGTCACGGTCACAACCATGCCCAATACCGATCCGGTTATTACCGGATTGCCGGACAGTCTCAGTTTCAAGGCGGATTCCTCGTATAATCTCTACATCTGGGGTTATGTGGCCGATACCGAAAGTGATGATTCTCTTCTTGATTATGATTTCACGACCAGCAGCGACTCCCTTATTCCAGCATATGACACATCAAACGGAATTCTCAATGTATCTTCCGTGATCGGCTATAACAACACCGCCTACCTGTATATGACGGTGACCGATCCGGGAGGATTGACCGCCAATGACACGGTTAAATTCGTGATCAGGTATAATTATGCGCCGATTATATCCGGTCTTCCCGACAGTATCGCTTTTGGGGCGGACAGCTCGGCGGTTCTTGATATCTACGCGGCCGTCAGCGATGCGGAGAGCGATGACAGCCTGATCTATTACGCCTTCAGCGCCAGCAATGATTCACTTCTGCGCGATTTCAGTTATGAAACCGGTCTTCTAACGCTGACAGCCTCGGCCGGATATAGCGGTGAGGTCTATTTGTACATCGCTATTACCGATCCCGATACCGCCATAGCTCATGACACCATCGTGGTCACGGTTGAACCGTTCCTTGATGTGAACGATAACGCCGAGTTGATTCCCGAACGGTACGCTTTGAATCAGAATTATCCCAACCCATTCAACCCGATTACCATTATTGGTTACTCGGTCCCGACCCGGTCGGTGGTGAATATCACGGTCTTTGATCTTCTGGGACGGCAGGTGATAACACTGGTTGATGAAACCAGAGGGCCGGGAACATATACGGTGGAATGGAATGGCAGTGATCAATCCGGTTATCCCGTGGCCAGCGGTTTGTATTTCTATTGCATGAAATCCGGAGACTATATCGAAAAAAGAAAGATGATTTTGTTGAAATAG
- a CDS encoding ribokinase, whose amino-acid sequence MITAIGNPVYDYIKTQKIETEGRILSGCSTNAALTLARLGESVRLIGAIGDDFRTDFETRLSALGIEARVIPSPQSGGFSLIYYDNFGNRTLDLLGRADNIGPIKPGIYSDSEAVLIGPILGEVSFDNIRDIRRHYDGYLFCDPQGLLRNADENNRVYHEKVDGIDNILGLFTVVKPNELEGRVLTGIDCRRDPYRAAEIIKDWGPEIVIVTLAELGSVIYDGRRFIDIPPYRIDLLDSTGAGDTYMAGFTFEYLKTGDLRKAGCFASCVSSIMIEQVGPDFVMTESEIRRRQKTLLEMTDFKVPVTI is encoded by the coding sequence ATGATAACCGCCATTGGTAATCCCGTTTACGATTATATCAAAACGCAAAAAATCGAAACCGAAGGACGCATTCTGTCCGGATGCAGTACCAATGCCGCCCTGACTCTGGCTCGTCTGGGAGAAAGTGTTCGTCTGATCGGTGCTATCGGTGATGATTTCCGCACCGATTTCGAAACCAGACTCAGTGCACTGGGAATCGAGGCAAGAGTAATCCCTTCACCTCAGTCTGGCGGTTTTTCACTGATTTACTATGATAATTTCGGCAACCGCACTCTCGATCTGCTCGGCCGGGCCGATAATATTGGCCCTATTAAACCTGGTATATACTCGGACTCCGAGGCTGTTCTGATTGGCCCAATTCTGGGCGAGGTATCATTTGATAATATCCGAGATATCCGGCGTCATTATGATGGTTACTTGTTTTGTGATCCCCAGGGATTGCTCCGTAATGCCGATGAGAACAATCGCGTTTATCATGAAAAAGTGGACGGAATCGACAATATTCTCGGATTATTCACGGTCGTTAAACCGAATGAACTGGAAGGACGGGTTTTAACCGGGATCGACTGCCGCCGTGATCCCTACCGGGCCGCTGAGATTATCAAAGACTGGGGGCCGGAAATAGTTATCGTCACTCTGGCCGAACTTGGTTCGGTAATTTATGACGGCCGCCGTTTTATCGATATCCCACCGTATCGGATTGATCTGCTTGATTCCACCGGGGCCGGCGATACCTACATGGCCGGATTTACTTTCGAATATCTTAAAACCGGTGACCTGCGTAAAGCCGGGTGTTTCGCTTCCTGTGTTTCCTCGATCATGATCGAACAGGTCGGGCCGGATTTTGTCATGACCGAATCCGAAATCCGGCGGCGCCAGAAAACCCTGCTGGAGATGACTGATTTCAAAGTACCGGTCACCATTTAA
- a CDS encoding CDP-alcohol phosphatidyltransferase family protein, producing the protein MLTGISLICSIISGVYFWRDQIWWGIFWMIMTSFTDMLDGSTARAGDIGTVFGGILDHVSDRYGEFFILAGITLSGSVHPGWGLFALFGMIIASYTRAAAESMGKIENCAVGIMGRLEKFLAIIIGAILENYYPQSRWLEVALIIVGLASFITSIQRLVYTHKILKDKKSV; encoded by the coding sequence ATGTTGACCGGTATCTCGCTGATCTGTTCTATCATTTCCGGTGTATACTTCTGGAGAGACCAGATCTGGTGGGGTATCTTCTGGATGATAATGACCTCCTTTACCGATATGCTGGATGGTTCAACCGCCAGGGCCGGCGATATTGGGACTGTTTTCGGGGGAATTTTAGACCATGTTTCCGACCGTTATGGCGAGTTCTTCATCCTGGCCGGCATCACCCTTTCGGGATCAGTTCATCCGGGCTGGGGCCTTTTTGCCCTGTTCGGTATGATTATCGCCAGCTATACCCGTGCCGCGGCCGAGTCCATGGGCAAGATCGAAAATTGCGCCGTCGGCATCATGGGGCGACTGGAAAAATTCCTCGCCATTATCATCGGCGCCATCCTGGAGAACTACTACCCCCAATCTCGCTGGCTCGAGGTGGCCCTTATTATCGTCGGACTGGCCTCGTTTATAACCTCCATCCAGCGTTTGGTCTATACCCACAAAATTCTTAAAGATAAAAAATCGGTGTAA
- the lepA gene encoding elongation factor 4, which produces MSMTPKQKLIRNFSIIAHIDHGKSTLADRLLESTRTISERQMRAQVLDDMDLERERGITIKAHTIRLAYKATDGFIYQFNLIDTPGHVDFTYEVSRALSACEGVILVVDAAQGVEAQTVSNLFLALENNLEIIPVINKIDLPAAQPDQVADQIVDLIGCKKDEILHCSAKTGLGIDRLLEAIVQRIPPPEGNAERPLKALVFDSVYDSYRGAAAYVRVVDGSIAPGDVITFFSHGKQFEVDEVGCRRLANFPMAALETGEVGYLYASVKDVADTRIGDTITHARRRADKPLPGFVKVKPMVFSGLFPAIAEDYTELRDALEKLRLNDASLAFTPETSTALGFGFRCGFLGMLHMEIITERLQREYNQTIINTVPNVEYNVYLENGSVKVIDSPSDIPESGKIGYIEEPYVEAQIITLPDSLGPIMRLCTERRGIYKNTEYPTQLRAVLSYQLPLSEIIFDFYDKLKSISRGYGSLDYGLPFYRESDLVKLDILINGDPVDAFSVIIHRQKAYKYGVNLCEKLRKLIPRQLFEVVIQASIGGRILARATVKPLRKNVTAKCYGGDITRKRKLLERQKEGKKRMKQIGTVEIPQEAFLAALQVDDD; this is translated from the coding sequence ATGAGTATGACGCCGAAACAGAAACTGATTCGCAATTTCTCGATTATTGCGCATATCGATCACGGGAAATCAACCCTGGCCGACCGTCTTCTGGAATCGACCCGGACTATATCGGAACGCCAGATGCGGGCCCAGGTTCTCGACGATATGGACCTGGAGCGGGAGCGCGGTATTACTATCAAGGCTCACACCATCCGATTGGCATACAAAGCCACCGATGGTTTTATATACCAGTTCAATCTGATCGATACTCCCGGTCATGTCGATTTTACTTATGAAGTCAGCCGGGCGCTTTCGGCTTGCGAGGGAGTTATCCTGGTGGTCGATGCCGCCCAGGGTGTGGAGGCTCAAACGGTTTCGAACCTCTTTCTGGCGCTGGAAAACAATCTCGAAATTATTCCGGTAATTAATAAGATCGACCTGCCGGCCGCTCAACCGGACCAGGTGGCCGACCAGATTGTCGATCTGATCGGATGCAAAAAAGATGAAATCCTCCATTGTTCGGCCAAAACCGGACTGGGAATTGATCGGCTTCTGGAGGCGATAGTGCAACGGATTCCGCCTCCCGAAGGTAATGCCGAGCGCCCACTCAAGGCGCTGGTTTTCGATTCGGTCTATGATTCCTACCGGGGAGCGGCGGCGTATGTTCGGGTGGTCGATGGTTCGATTGCGCCCGGGGATGTTATTACCTTTTTCTCTCATGGAAAGCAGTTCGAGGTCGATGAGGTCGGTTGCCGAAGGCTGGCCAATTTTCCCATGGCGGCGCTCGAAACCGGCGAGGTCGGCTATTTGTACGCCAGTGTCAAGGATGTGGCCGATACCCGTATCGGTGACACCATCACCCATGCCCGACGCCGGGCCGATAAGCCGCTACCGGGATTTGTTAAGGTAAAACCGATGGTTTTTTCAGGGTTGTTTCCGGCTATCGCCGAGGATTACACTGAACTGCGTGATGCCTTGGAGAAACTGCGGTTAAATGATGCTTCGCTTGCGTTTACACCGGAGACATCGACGGCCCTCGGATTCGGGTTCCGGTGTGGTTTCCTCGGGATGCTTCACATGGAAATCATCACGGAACGTCTCCAGCGGGAATATAACCAGACCATTATAAATACCGTCCCCAATGTCGAATACAATGTTTATCTCGAAAACGGGTCGGTCAAAGTGATCGACTCTCCCTCGGATATACCCGAATCCGGCAAGATTGGATATATCGAGGAGCCTTATGTCGAGGCCCAGATAATCACGCTACCGGATTCGCTGGGTCCGATTATGCGTCTCTGTACGGAGAGACGGGGTATTTATAAAAACACCGAATATCCCACCCAGTTGCGGGCGGTGTTGAGTTATCAACTGCCCCTGTCGGAAATAATATTCGATTTCTATGATAAATTGAAATCTATTTCGCGAGGTTATGGTTCGCTCGATTACGGTCTTCCCTTTTACCGTGAATCGGATCTGGTTAAGCTGGATATTCTGATTAACGGCGACCCGGTGGACGCTTTTTCAGTTATCATTCACCGCCAGAAGGCTTATAAGTACGGTGTCAACCTGTGCGAAAAACTTCGGAAGCTTATTCCCCGCCAATTGTTCGAGGTCGTTATCCAGGCGTCTATCGGCGGCAGAATATTGGCCCGGGCCACGGTCAAACCGCTTCGTAAAAATGTTACCGCCAAATGTTACGGCGGCGATATTACCCGTAAACGAAAACTGCTCGAAAGGCAGAAAGAGGGCAAGAAGCGGATGAAACAGATCGGGACGGTTGAAATTCCGCAGGAGGCTTTTCTGGCCGCCCTGCAGGTGGATGATGATTAG
- a CDS encoding sigma 54-interacting transcriptional regulator: protein MTEIPENNGGLARLSELFLKFSANAIILADLSGKIKWINQTACDFLDYSLAEIVDRQIPGVYGQWPENNWDTFYRNLSEKKEISFKTEYHSKSGAKIPVEVNANYLDLGFARFICCIIRDISAIQYPDETLRLMYYSIDRASDAVYWLKEDTSIVYVNEAACRALGYTRDELLHMSILDIDPNFNIDIWPEHWSRIKDYKSKIFETQHRAKSGEIIPVEISANFIKFGKNEYHCSFARNITRRKKYESEIRKESSLRKAIIGKGADGICVCHEIPDYPYVKFTVWNERMVSLTGYTMDDINKLGWYQTMYPDLDYQKKAVERMALMRQGIDIEGEEWVIKRADGQDRTILISTSVLETNENDAHVIAMMLDITERKKAEEDLRRAMIELENLKNRLQDENIYLRQEIKDEYNYDQIIGRSQALNDIMEKVTQVANTSATVLITGETGTGKELIARAIHEHSQRAEQPMIKVNCASIPKDLFESEFFGHVKGAFTGAHQDRVGRFQLADGGTLFLDEVGEIPIELQGKLLRVLQEGQFERVGEDITRTVDVRIIASTNRLLEQEVVNNHFRQDLYFRLSVFPIEVPPLRERLDDIPLLAKHFMRLSCRRIGIPDIDISENQINLLKSYAWPGNIRELQNIIERAVIKSRLGEFKIELPAEAFGPDMVLKPKHDRLILKSAGVISHSDLRKIEKENIMAALETSHWKVYGSGGAAERLGMKPSTLSSRIKALGIKRSGDD, encoded by the coding sequence ATGACTGAAATCCCGGAAAATAACGGCGGCCTTGCACGGTTATCGGAGCTTTTTCTGAAATTCAGTGCGAACGCTATTATCCTTGCCGATCTCTCCGGCAAAATCAAATGGATTAATCAGACTGCCTGTGATTTTCTTGATTATTCGCTTGCCGAAATCGTCGACCGGCAAATTCCCGGCGTCTACGGGCAATGGCCCGAAAATAACTGGGATACCTTCTACCGCAACCTGAGCGAAAAAAAGGAGATATCTTTCAAAACCGAGTACCACTCCAAATCCGGCGCCAAAATTCCGGTGGAAGTCAACGCCAATTACCTGGATCTGGGTTTTGCCCGATTTATCTGCTGTATTATCCGTGATATTTCTGCCATTCAATATCCCGATGAAACCCTGCGGCTGATGTACTATTCGATAGACCGGGCCAGCGATGCGGTGTACTGGTTGAAAGAAGATACCAGCATTGTCTATGTCAATGAAGCCGCCTGCCGGGCTCTCGGCTATACCCGCGATGAATTACTGCATATGTCAATCCTTGATATCGATCCCAATTTCAATATTGATATCTGGCCGGAACATTGGTCCCGAATAAAAGATTATAAATCCAAAATATTCGAGACTCAACATCGGGCCAAATCAGGGGAAATTATCCCGGTGGAAATCTCCGCCAATTTTATAAAGTTCGGCAAAAACGAATATCACTGTTCCTTCGCCCGCAACATCACCCGGCGGAAGAAGTACGAAAGCGAGATACGAAAAGAAAGCTCTTTAAGAAAGGCCATAATCGGCAAGGGGGCGGACGGGATTTGCGTCTGTCATGAGATTCCTGATTATCCTTATGTTAAATTCACTGTCTGGAATGAAAGGATGGTTTCCTTGACCGGTTATACCATGGATGATATTAATAAGCTGGGCTGGTATCAGACCATGTATCCGGATCTGGATTATCAAAAAAAGGCCGTGGAACGGATGGCCCTGATGCGCCAGGGAATCGATATCGAGGGAGAAGAATGGGTCATCAAACGGGCTGATGGTCAGGATCGAACCATTCTTATCTCCACCAGTGTCCTCGAAACCAATGAAAATGATGCTCATGTGATCGCCATGATGCTCGATATCACCGAGCGGAAAAAGGCCGAAGAGGATTTGCGCCGGGCCATGATCGAATTGGAAAATCTGAAAAACCGTCTTCAGGATGAAAATATTTATCTCCGTCAGGAAATTAAGGATGAGTACAATTATGATCAGATAATCGGCCGGTCACAGGCCTTGAATGATATCATGGAAAAAGTGACCCAGGTGGCCAATACCAGTGCCACCGTTCTAATCACCGGTGAAACCGGAACAGGGAAGGAGCTCATTGCCCGTGCCATTCACGAACATTCTCAGAGAGCCGAACAACCCATGATCAAAGTCAATTGCGCCTCCATCCCAAAAGACCTCTTCGAAAGCGAGTTTTTCGGCCATGTCAAAGGTGCCTTTACCGGCGCCCACCAGGACCGGGTCGGGCGTTTTCAACTGGCCGACGGGGGGACGCTGTTTCTTGATGAAGTCGGTGAAATTCCCATCGAGTTACAGGGTAAACTGCTTAGGGTTCTGCAGGAGGGGCAATTCGAAAGGGTCGGAGAGGATATTACCCGCACGGTCGATGTCAGGATTATTGCCTCGACCAACCGCCTTCTGGAGCAGGAGGTGGTCAACAACCATTTCCGCCAGGACCTGTATTTCCGGCTAAGCGTTTTTCCCATCGAAGTGCCCCCATTGCGGGAACGCCTTGATGATATTCCGCTTCTGGCCAAGCATTTCATGCGTCTATCCTGCCGCCGGATTGGTATTCCCGATATCGACATCAGCGAAAATCAAATCAATTTGCTCAAAAGTTACGCCTGGCCGGGGAATATCCGCGAATTACAGAACATTATCGAGAGGGCCGTTATTAAATCCCGCCTGGGCGAGTTTAAAATCGAACTGCCGGCCGAGGCCTTCGGTCCGGACATGGTTCTCAAACCAAAACACGACAGACTGATTCTGAAATCCGCCGGCGTTATCAGTCATTCGGATTTAAGAAAAATAGAAAAGGAAAATATCATGGCGGCTCTTGAAACCAGTCACTGGAAAGTCTATGGAAGCGGTGGAGCCGCGGAGCGCCTGGGGATGAAACCGTCAACCCTGTCCTCGCGGATTAAGGCCCTGGGAATCAAACGTTCCGGCGATGATTAA
- a CDS encoding carboxymuconolactone decarboxylase family protein, producing MSRFDTINIDMIDNETKELLNDYKNGHGMTPNLIKGLACSPAVLKGYYLFNEALSHGQLNDKLQLLISLMIAELNGSSYCLAANSALSRMAGINEEEMLMARRASAADRRVDRALKFARAVLITRGRIQDSDIQEMKTIGYSDSEIVEIIAHISLNILTNLFAEVAQTPVGFPKVKPLTIDQEKKNPDVHYRKLGTAE from the coding sequence ATGTCAAGATTTGACACAATTAATATTGACATGATAGACAACGAAACCAAAGAACTGCTGAACGACTATAAAAACGGGCACGGTATGACTCCCAACTTGATCAAGGGGTTGGCCTGCTCACCGGCAGTTTTAAAAGGGTATTACCTTTTCAACGAAGCCCTGTCGCATGGACAACTCAATGATAAACTGCAATTATTGATTTCCCTGATGATTGCGGAGCTTAATGGAAGTAGTTATTGTCTGGCGGCCAACAGCGCCCTGTCTCGCATGGCCGGGATAAATGAGGAAGAAATGCTAATGGCCCGGCGGGCTTCGGCGGCAGATAGACGAGTTGATCGGGCACTTAAATTTGCACGGGCCGTCCTAATAACCCGCGGACGTATCCAGGACAGTGATATTCAGGAAATGAAGACCATCGGTTATTCCGATTCCGAGATAGTCGAAATAATCGCCCATATCTCGCTTAATATCCTGACCAATTTGTTTGCCGAGGTGGCCCAGACGCCGGTTGGATTTCCCAAAGTAAAACCACTGACCATAGATCAGGAAAAGAAAAATCCGGATGTACATTACAGGAAGCTCGGGACAGCAGAGTGA